A genome region from Pristis pectinata isolate sPriPec2 chromosome 4, sPriPec2.1.pri, whole genome shotgun sequence includes the following:
- the LOC127569977 gene encoding actin, clone 302-like — protein sequence MMANPAVIIDNGSGLCKSGIVGDSIPTSVIPSVVGCSKTTKGPRSANLKDYYVGKAAQARREVLSLKYPIERGMVTSWEEMEMIWRYIYGFELRVKSKERPILLTAAPLTPFFNRERMAEIMFEGFSVPAMFVAIPATLALYTSGRTRGVVLDSGYGITDAVPIYEGYYLPDAVQRLNLAGSDITTSLWRFMLENGRSFAEKMETDVIQDIKEKLCYVSLDSKVESNKPVEEIQREYRLPDGTQIMISNELFRAPELLFTPENTGLKDTGVHKLLLNSIAKCEERLHKELYSNMLLCGGSTLFPGMEERLLKEIKLHTPSGVPVKVIAPPERNYSVWMGASILTSLASFKHMWITLNDYNDFGPSVVNKRCF from the coding sequence ATGATGGCTAATCCTGCTGTGATCATAGACAATGGATCTGGGCTCTGTAAGTCTGGGATAGTTGGTGACAGCATCCCTACATCAGTCATACCGTCTGTTGTGGGCTGCTCCAAAACTACAAAGGGACCACGTAGTGCCAACCTAAAAGACTATTATGTTGGAAAAGCAGCCCAAGCCAGGAGAGAAGTCTTGAGTTTGAAGTATCCAATTGAACGTGGCATGGTAACCTCTTGGGAGGAAATGGAGATGATCTGGAGATACATCTACGGCTTTGAACTGCGCGTGAAATCCAAAGAGCGGCCGATTTTGCTGACTGCTGCCCCATTGACTCCTTTCTTTAATAGGGAAAGGATGGCTGAAATCATGTTTGAAGGCTTTTCCGTACCCGCAATGTTTGTAGCTATTCCAGCTACATTAGCACTTTACACATCAGGTCGTACTCGAGGAGTGGTCTTGGACAGTGGATACGGAATAACTGATGCTGTGCCCATCTATGAAGGGTACTACCTCCCCGATGCTGTACAAAGACTTAATCTGGCAGGAAGTGATATCACTACAAGTCTTTGGAGATTCATGTTGGAGAATGGCCGCTCTTTTGCTGAAAAGATGGAAACAGATGTTATCCAGGACATCAAGGAAAAACTGTGCTATGTTTCCCTTGATTCCAAAGTGGAGAGCAATAAACCAGTAGAAGAAATACAACGTGAGTACAGGTTGCCAGATGGTACACAGATTATGATCTCAAATGAGCTTTTCAGAGCACCAGAGTTGCTTTTTACACCCGAGAACACAGGATTAAAAGATACTGGAGTTCACAAGCTATTGTTAAACAGTATTGCAAAATGTGAAGAAAGACTGCATAAAGAACTATACAGCAATATGTTGCTATGTGGTGGCTCAACCCTTTTCCCAGGAATGGAGGAACGGTTGCTCAAGGAGATCAAGCTACATACACCCAGTGGAGTTCCAGTCAAAGTCATTGCTCCACCAGAAAGGAACTATTCTGTTTGGATGGGAGCCTCGATCTTAACAAGTTTGGCATCCTTTAAACATATGTGGATTACTCTCAATGATTACAATGACTTTGGGCCATCTGTAGTGAACAAGagatgtttttaa